The proteins below come from a single Triticum aestivum cultivar Chinese Spring chromosome 5D, IWGSC CS RefSeq v2.1, whole genome shotgun sequence genomic window:
- the LOC123125068 gene encoding short-chain dehydrogenase TIC 32 B, chloroplastic-like isoform X1 has product MGLLSLITGRPGASGFGSASTAEQVTDGVDASNLTVVITGGPSGIGLETSRVLALRGAHVIIAARNTEAASEAKKSITEANPAARVDVLKLDLSSLKSVRAFADQFNSMNLPLNILINNAGVMFCPFQLSEDGVEMQFATNHLGHFLLTNLLLDNMKATAESTGIEGRIVNLSSIAHEHTYPKGIQFDTLNDKKTFDRRSAYGQSKLANILHAKELSRRLKEEGANITVNSLHPGVIMTNLMRHSYAVMKAIQVATCLIWKNVPQGAATTCYVGLSHQLKGVTGKYFADCNEEKTSKLAESDVLAKQLWEFSEELVKSASQT; this is encoded by the exons ATGGGTCTCCTGTCGCTCATCACCGGCAGGCCGGGCGCCAGCGGGTTCGGGTCGGCCTCCACGGCGGAGCAGGTCACCGACGGCGTCGACGCCTCAAACCTCACCGTCGTCATCACAG GAGGGCCTAGTGGCATCGGCCTGGAGACGTCGAGGGTCTTGGCCCTGAGGGGAGCCCATGTCATCATCGCGGCGAGGAACACGGAGGCCGCGTCGGAGGCGAAGAAGAGCATAACGGAGGCGAACCCTGCCGCCCGCGTCGACGTTCTGAAGCTCGACCTCAGCTCCCTCAAGTCCGTCAGGGCCTTCGCCGACCAGTTCAACTCCATGAACCTCCCTCTCAACATCCTGAT AAACAATGCAGGTGTGATGTTCTGTCCCTTCCAGCTATCCGAGGATGGCGTCGAGATGCAGTTCGCCACCAATCACCTAG GTCACTTTCTGCTGACCAACCTGCTGCTTGACAACATGAAAGCCACTGCTGAGTCTACGGGTATCGAGGGCCGCATCGTGAACCTGTCATCGATCGCCCACGAACATACCTATCCGAAGGGGATTCAGTTCGATACACTCAATGACAAGAAAAC ATTCGATAGAAGGTCGGCCTATGGACAATCCAAGCTTGCAAACATACTGCACGCTAAAGAGCTCTCCAGACGGCTCAAG GAGGAAGGAGCTAACATCACGGTTAATTCCCTTCATCCTGGAGTAATCATGACCAATTTGATGAGGCACTCCTATGCTGTCATGA AGGCAATTCAAGTTGCCACTTGCTTGATCTGGAAGAATGTACCCCAG GGAGCAGCAACCACCTGCTATGTAGGGCTCAGCCATCAGTTGAAGGGAGTTACAGGCAAATACTTTGCTGACTGCAACGAGGAGAAGACGAGCAAATTGGCAGAGAGCGACGTCTTGGCGAAGCAACTCTGGGAATTCAGCGAAGAGCTGGTCAAGTCTGCGAGTCAGACCTGA
- the LOC123125068 gene encoding short-chain dehydrogenase TIC 32 B, chloroplastic-like isoform X2, translating into MGLLSLITGRPGASGFGSASTAEQVTDGVDASNLTVVITGGPSGIGLETSRVLALRGAHVIIAARNTEAASEAKKSITEANPAARVDVLKLDLSSLKSVRAFADQFNSMNLPLNILINNAGVMFCPFQLSEDGVEMQFATNHLGHFLLTNLLLDNMKATAESTGIEGRIVNLSSIAHEHTYPKGIQFDTLNDKKTFDRRSAYGQSKLANILHAKELSRRLKEEGANITVNSLHPGVIMTNLMRHSYAVMIATCLIWKNVPQGAATTCYVGLSHQLKGVTGKYFADCNEEKTSKLAESDVLAKQLWEFSEELVKSASQT; encoded by the exons ATGGGTCTCCTGTCGCTCATCACCGGCAGGCCGGGCGCCAGCGGGTTCGGGTCGGCCTCCACGGCGGAGCAGGTCACCGACGGCGTCGACGCCTCAAACCTCACCGTCGTCATCACAG GAGGGCCTAGTGGCATCGGCCTGGAGACGTCGAGGGTCTTGGCCCTGAGGGGAGCCCATGTCATCATCGCGGCGAGGAACACGGAGGCCGCGTCGGAGGCGAAGAAGAGCATAACGGAGGCGAACCCTGCCGCCCGCGTCGACGTTCTGAAGCTCGACCTCAGCTCCCTCAAGTCCGTCAGGGCCTTCGCCGACCAGTTCAACTCCATGAACCTCCCTCTCAACATCCTGAT AAACAATGCAGGTGTGATGTTCTGTCCCTTCCAGCTATCCGAGGATGGCGTCGAGATGCAGTTCGCCACCAATCACCTAG GTCACTTTCTGCTGACCAACCTGCTGCTTGACAACATGAAAGCCACTGCTGAGTCTACGGGTATCGAGGGCCGCATCGTGAACCTGTCATCGATCGCCCACGAACATACCTATCCGAAGGGGATTCAGTTCGATACACTCAATGACAAGAAAAC ATTCGATAGAAGGTCGGCCTATGGACAATCCAAGCTTGCAAACATACTGCACGCTAAAGAGCTCTCCAGACGGCTCAAG GAGGAAGGAGCTAACATCACGGTTAATTCCCTTCATCCTGGAGTAATCATGACCAATTTGATGAGGCACTCCTATGCTGTCATGA TTGCCACTTGCTTGATCTGGAAGAATGTACCCCAG GGAGCAGCAACCACCTGCTATGTAGGGCTCAGCCATCAGTTGAAGGGAGTTACAGGCAAATACTTTGCTGACTGCAACGAGGAGAAGACGAGCAAATTGGCAGAGAGCGACGTCTTGGCGAAGCAACTCTGGGAATTCAGCGAAGAGCTGGTCAAGTCTGCGAGTCAGACCTGA